Proteins encoded within one genomic window of Streptomyces profundus:
- a CDS encoding DUF2637 domain-containing protein, whose product MAAIKLTRAHRILVSIVLAGAVVIATIGFVGSYAAVRDLAERKGFGDFAPFFPIGVDAGIVVLLSLDLLLTWLRIPFPLLRQSAWLLTAATIAFNGASAWGDPLGVGMHAIIPVLFVITVEAARHAIGRVADITADRHMEGVRMWRWVLSPIPTFRLWRRMKLWELRSYQEVIGMERDRLVYQAQLRAEYGRAWRRRAPVEARMPLKLARYGVPLRDTAATGLAAARLPLAVERREDAPGEAAGEEAGRRPAERGARGESANPEHAPRPGVVRETEQRTPLEYAPPAAPTTPTTPAEPPAAERLPEREAWTAPEAAEQEPAYAEPAYRDLDDLVGAAAPAGPLASQEAAVTVPVAPGRRRALGNAPSAPAEPSPDRAPDGAPGSEPLYSAYRQYILEQGEFPNARQLSRFLHERFAITDSDGTLLSEQYLRPFTRGFRERYNAEMGTGV is encoded by the coding sequence GTGGCCGCGATCAAGCTGACCCGCGCGCATCGCATCCTGGTCAGCATCGTGCTGGCCGGAGCCGTCGTCATCGCCACCATCGGCTTCGTCGGCTCCTACGCCGCCGTCCGCGACCTGGCGGAACGGAAGGGTTTCGGCGATTTCGCCCCCTTCTTCCCGATCGGCGTCGACGCCGGCATTGTCGTCCTGCTCTCCCTCGACCTGCTGCTGACCTGGCTGCGCATCCCCTTCCCCCTGCTGCGCCAGAGCGCCTGGCTGCTGACGGCGGCGACCATCGCCTTCAACGGGGCGTCGGCCTGGGGCGACCCGCTCGGCGTCGGCATGCACGCGATCATTCCGGTGCTCTTCGTGATCACCGTCGAGGCCGCGCGCCACGCCATCGGGCGGGTGGCCGACATCACGGCCGACCGCCATATGGAGGGCGTCCGGATGTGGCGGTGGGTCCTCTCCCCCATACCCACCTTCCGGCTCTGGCGCCGGATGAAGCTCTGGGAACTGCGCTCCTACCAGGAGGTCATCGGGATGGAGCGGGACCGGCTGGTCTACCAGGCGCAGTTGCGCGCCGAGTACGGGCGCGCGTGGCGACGCCGCGCGCCGGTGGAGGCCCGGATGCCGCTCAAACTCGCGCGCTACGGCGTCCCGTTGCGGGACACCGCGGCCACCGGTCTTGCGGCGGCCCGCCTGCCCCTGGCGGTGGAACGCCGCGAGGACGCCCCCGGCGAGGCAGCCGGCGAGGAGGCGGGCCGGCGGCCGGCCGAACGGGGGGCGCGGGGGGAGAGCGCGAATCCCGAACACGCGCCGAGGCCCGGGGTGGTGCGGGAAACAGAACAGCGCACGCCACTTGAGTACGCGCCCCCGGCGGCGCCCACCACGCCCACCACGCCCGCCGAACCGCCCGCGGCGGAGCGACTGCCGGAGCGCGAGGCGTGGACCGCGCCCGAGGCGGCAGAACAGGAACCGGCGTACGCCGAACCGGCATACCGCGATCTGGACGATCTGGTGGGCGCGGCGGCGCCGGCCGGGCCGCTCGCTTCCCAGGAGGCCGCGGTGACCGTGCCGGTCGCCCCGGGCCGCCGACGCGCGCTGGGCAACGCCCCCAGCGCCCCGGCGGAACCCTCACCGGACCGCGCCCCCGATGGCGCCCCCGGAAGCGAGCCCCTCTACAGCGCCTATCGCCAGTACATACTCGAACAGGGCGAGTTCCCCAACGCCCGTCAGCTGTCCCGCTTTCTGCACGAACGATTCGCCATCACCGACAGCGACGGGACCCTGTTGAGCGAGCAGTACCTCCGCCCCTTCACCCGCGGCTTCCGAGAGCGCTACAACGCCGAGATGGGCACGGGCGTCTGA
- the lysS gene encoding lysine--tRNA ligase translates to METDWVSRLADEVIAEAERRAPGKPVVCASGLSPSGPIHLGNLREVMVPHLVADEIKRRGVPCTHLVSWDDYDRFRRVPAGVPGVDESWQEHIGRPLTSVPPPAGSPYASWAEHFKAPLTAALDAMGIEVRGISQTEQYNSGAYREQILFAMRERRRIDAVLERYRTKGKTSQEAAVDASEDEAERAAAEGSGAAAEDDGGAGSAGYYPYKPYCGVCGRDTTTVTAYDDETTELRFVCDCGHEESVKLSEFNRGKLVWKVDWPMRWAYEGVVFEPAGVDHHSPGSSWVVGGQLVSEIFGGLQPIGPMYAFVGISGMAKMSSSQGGVPIPAEALEIMEAPLLRWLYARRRPNQAFKIAFDGEIQRTYDEFDALARRVAAGTAQPADAAAHSRAVRTASGELPATERPLPYRMLASVLDITTGDEEQTLRILSEVDPEHPVLSLAEVRPRLDKAARWVETRLPAEQRTWVRREPDADLLASLDDEQRASLRLLLEGLDSHWSLDGLTTLLYGVPKVRAGLPPDAKPTPELKAAQRGFFALLYRLLIGTETGPRLPTLLLAVGAERVRGLLGG, encoded by the coding sequence ATGGAGACCGACTGGGTCTCCCGACTCGCTGACGAGGTCATCGCCGAGGCGGAGCGTCGTGCCCCCGGCAAACCCGTCGTCTGCGCGTCCGGGCTCAGCCCATCGGGCCCGATCCACCTGGGCAACCTCCGCGAGGTGATGGTGCCGCATCTGGTCGCCGACGAGATCAAGCGGCGTGGCGTGCCCTGCACGCACCTGGTCTCCTGGGACGACTACGACCGCTTCCGCCGGGTGCCCGCCGGGGTTCCGGGGGTCGACGAGAGCTGGCAGGAGCACATCGGCCGCCCGCTCACCTCCGTCCCCCCGCCAGCCGGCAGCCCCTACGCCAGCTGGGCCGAGCACTTCAAGGCGCCGCTGACGGCCGCGCTCGACGCGATGGGCATCGAGGTCAGGGGGATCAGCCAGACCGAGCAGTACAACTCGGGCGCCTATCGCGAGCAGATCCTCTTCGCGATGCGCGAGCGCCGGCGGATCGACGCGGTGTTGGAGCGCTACCGGACCAAGGGCAAGACCTCTCAGGAAGCCGCCGTCGACGCCAGCGAGGACGAGGCGGAGCGGGCGGCTGCCGAGGGCTCGGGAGCGGCGGCCGAGGACGACGGCGGAGCCGGCAGCGCCGGGTACTACCCGTACAAGCCGTACTGCGGCGTCTGCGGCCGGGACACCACCACCGTGACCGCCTACGACGACGAGACGACCGAGCTGCGCTTCGTCTGCGACTGCGGTCACGAGGAGAGCGTCAAGCTCTCCGAGTTCAACCGGGGGAAGCTGGTCTGGAAGGTCGACTGGCCGATGCGCTGGGCCTACGAGGGCGTGGTCTTCGAGCCCGCCGGCGTGGACCACCACTCTCCCGGCTCCTCCTGGGTGGTGGGCGGCCAGCTGGTCTCCGAGATCTTCGGCGGACTCCAGCCGATCGGGCCCATGTACGCCTTCGTCGGCATCAGCGGGATGGCGAAGATGTCCAGCTCCCAAGGCGGGGTGCCGATCCCGGCCGAGGCGTTGGAGATCATGGAGGCGCCGCTGCTGCGCTGGCTCTACGCCAGGCGCCGGCCCAACCAGGCGTTCAAGATCGCGTTCGACGGGGAGATCCAGCGCACCTACGACGAGTTCGACGCGCTGGCCCGCCGGGTGGCCGCCGGCACCGCGCAGCCGGCGGACGCCGCCGCCCACAGCCGGGCCGTGCGCACGGCCAGCGGCGAACTCCCGGCCACCGAGCGGCCGTTGCCGTATCGGATGCTGGCCTCGGTGCTGGACATCACCACCGGGGACGAGGAGCAGACGCTCCGCATCCTGAGCGAGGTCGACCCCGAGCACCCCGTGCTCTCGTTGGCGGAGGTGCGCCCCCGGCTCGACAAGGCCGCGCGGTGGGTGGAGACCCGGCTGCCCGCCGAACAGCGCACCTGGGTGCGGCGGGAGCCGGACGCGGATCTGCTCGCGTCGCTCGACGACGAGCAGCGGGCGTCGCTGCGGCTGCTGTTGGAGGGCCTGGACAGCCACTGGTCGCTGGACGGCCTCACCACCCTGCTCTATGGCGTGCCCAAGGTGCGCGCCGGGCTGCCGCCGGACGCGAAGCCGACTCCCGAACTCAAGGCGGCCCAGCGGGGGTTCTTCGCCCTGCTGTACCGGCTGCTGATCGGGACGGAGACGGGCCCCCGGCTGCCCACCCTGCTGCTGGCCGTCGGGGCGGAGCGCGTGCGCGGGCTGCTCGGCGGCTGA
- a CDS encoding S8 family peptidase yields MAGIRITRTTAVAATAALGLGASVLLPTMASANEAAVDATAVIANAGAEGTVDNSYLVVLDESSVRAESAGAEALADRYDAEITSTYDTVFNGLAISATEEQAVALAADPAVAEVVQNQTFTISETQSPVPSWGLDRLDQPALPLDDSYTYPDHGGEGVTAYILDTGIHYTHEDFEGRAEFGFDAFGGDGSDGQGHGTHVAGTVGGAQYGVAKNVTLVSVKVLDDNGSGTTQSVVDGIEWVTENASGPSVANMSLGGGADSVLDAAVSESIAAGIPYAIAAGNDYGADADNYSPARVPEAITVAASSDDDSSAFFTNIGSVVDIYAPGEGITSAWNTGDTAENTISGTSMAAPHVAGVAALVLADDNTATPDDVLASLQAAAAADAVSNPGAATTGDLLQVG; encoded by the coding sequence ATGGCAGGGATTCGTATCACCCGCACCACAGCCGTCGCCGCGACAGCCGCGCTTGGCCTCGGCGCCAGCGTGCTGCTGCCCACCATGGCCTCGGCCAACGAGGCGGCGGTCGACGCCACCGCCGTCATCGCCAACGCCGGCGCCGAAGGCACCGTCGACAACAGCTACCTGGTGGTGCTCGACGAGAGCTCCGTCCGGGCCGAGTCGGCCGGCGCCGAGGCGCTCGCCGACCGCTACGACGCCGAGATCACCAGCACCTACGACACGGTGTTCAACGGCCTCGCGATCTCAGCGACCGAGGAGCAGGCGGTCGCGCTGGCCGCCGACCCGGCGGTCGCCGAGGTCGTCCAGAACCAGACGTTCACCATCTCCGAGACCCAGTCCCCCGTCCCCTCCTGGGGCCTGGACCGGCTGGACCAGCCGGCACTCCCGCTGGACGACTCCTACACCTACCCCGACCACGGCGGCGAGGGGGTGACGGCCTACATCCTCGACACCGGCATCCACTACACCCACGAGGACTTCGAGGGCCGGGCCGAGTTCGGCTTCGACGCCTTCGGCGGGGACGGCAGCGACGGTCAGGGCCACGGCACCCATGTCGCCGGCACGGTGGGCGGCGCCCAGTACGGCGTGGCCAAGAACGTCACCCTGGTCTCGGTCAAGGTCCTCGACGACAACGGCTCCGGCACCACCCAGAGCGTCGTCGACGGCATCGAGTGGGTCACGGAGAACGCCAGCGGTCCCTCCGTCGCCAACATGAGCCTGGGCGGCGGCGCCGACAGCGTCCTCGACGCGGCCGTCAGCGAGTCCATCGCCGCCGGCATCCCCTACGCCATCGCGGCCGGCAACGACTACGGCGCCGACGCGGACAACTACTCGCCCGCGCGCGTCCCCGAGGCGATCACCGTCGCCGCCAGCAGCGACGACGACAGCTCCGCCTTCTTCACCAACATCGGTTCGGTGGTGGACATCTACGCTCCCGGTGAGGGCATAACCTCCGCCTGGAACACCGGCGACACCGCCGAGAACACCATCTCCGGCACCTCCATGGCCGCCCCGCACGTGGCCGGCGTGGCCGCGCTGGTGCTGGCCGACGACAACACCGCCACCCCGGACGACGTGCTGGCCTCGCTCCAGGCCGCCGCCGCCGCTGACGCGGTCTCCAACCCGGGCGCCGCCACCACCGGCGACCTGCTCCAGGTGGGCTGA
- a CDS encoding serine hydrolase domain-containing protein encodes MSGDRVLRVGDAGAAGLDGAALAGLVPGVEAFLTGPEPAFAGYVLLAARHGVVVAHAVGGHAVRYAVAPGREGAEGGAVVELPAADRVPMAPDTVFDVASLSKLFTTLVVLRLAERGALALDEPISRWLPEFPPLAVRSLLTHTAGWPAEIDLRPYPDRAARLAAVAAQRPEYPPGTGYRYSDLGPMALGALVERVGGAPLDELVRQLVTEPLGLTDTGYRPSPALRERCAATEYQPWTGRGMIRGQVHDENAHYLGGVAGHAGVFSTAWDLAVLGQTLLNGGCYGGVRLLGERWVREMLTQQNAGLGRDAARGLGWQLDQPSIMGELASPTAFGHSGYTGTSLVADPSNGVLWVLLTNRVHPSRDRGTDGAYRRAPAGVLARALRAER; translated from the coding sequence ATGAGCGGGGACCGGGTGCTGCGCGTCGGCGACGCCGGGGCGGCGGGCCTTGACGGGGCGGCGCTGGCGGGGCTGGTGCCCGGCGTCGAGGCGTTCCTGACCGGTCCTGAGCCGGCCTTCGCCGGGTATGTGCTGCTGGCCGCGCGGCACGGTGTGGTGGTGGCGCACGCTGTCGGGGGCCATGCCGTGCGCTACGCGGTCGCGCCGGGGCGGGAGGGCGCCGAAGGCGGCGCGGTGGTGGAGCTGCCGGCGGCGGACCGGGTGCCGATGGCCCCGGACACGGTGTTCGATGTGGCCTCGCTCTCCAAGCTGTTCACCACGCTGGTGGTGCTGCGGCTCGCGGAGCGGGGCGCGTTGGCGCTGGACGAGCCGATCTCCCGTTGGCTGCCCGAGTTTCCGCCGCTCGCCGTGCGCTCGCTGCTGACCCACACCGCCGGCTGGCCGGCCGAGATCGATCTGCGGCCCTATCCGGACCGGGCCGCCAGGCTGGCGGCGGTCGCGGCCCAACGCCCTGAGTACCCGCCGGGGACGGGCTACCGCTACTCGGATCTGGGGCCGATGGCGCTGGGCGCGCTGGTGGAACGGGTCGGCGGCGCGCCGTTGGACGAGTTGGTCCGCCAACTCGTCACCGAGCCACTGGGGTTGACGGACACCGGCTATCGGCCCTCGCCGGCGCTGCGCGAGCGCTGCGCGGCCACCGAGTACCAGCCGTGGACCGGGCGCGGCATGATCCGGGGCCAGGTGCACGACGAGAACGCGCACTATCTGGGCGGGGTGGCCGGCCATGCCGGGGTGTTCTCCACGGCCTGGGATCTGGCCGTGCTCGGCCAGACGCTGCTCAACGGGGGCTGCTACGGCGGGGTGCGGCTGCTGGGCGAACGCTGGGTGCGGGAGATGCTCACCCAGCAGAACGCGGGTCTTGGCCGCGACGCCGCGCGCGGACTTGGCTGGCAGCTCGACCAGCCTTCGATCATGGGCGAGTTGGCCTCCCCGACGGCCTTCGGGCACAGCGGCTACACCGGCACCAGCCTGGTGGCCGACCCGAGCAACGGGGTGCTGTGGGTGTTGTTGACCAACCGCGTCCACCCCAGCCGCGACCGGGGCACGGACGGCGCGTACCGCCGTGCCCCGGCCGGTGTGTTGGCTCGGGCGCTGCGCGCCGAGCGCTAG
- a CDS encoding SDR family NAD(P)-dependent oxidoreductase, with protein sequence MSTPIAVVTGASSGIGAATARRLAAAGYRVLLTARRRDRIEALADELRTAGRQAEAHPLDVTDRAAVDAFAASLDRCDVLVNNAGGAIGLEPVAEGDPADWRAMYEVNVLGVLNLTQALLPALIASGAGTVLVVTSTAGHGTYEGGGGYAAAKFGAHALVNTLRLEIVDQPVRVIEIAPGMVHTEEFSLTRFRGDADRAAAVYEGVAEPLTADDVADTIGWAITRPPHVNVDLLVLRPRAQASNSKVHRAPVERPGS encoded by the coding sequence GTGTCCACTCCAATCGCCGTCGTCACCGGGGCCAGCAGCGGTATCGGCGCCGCCACCGCGCGGCGGTTGGCCGCCGCCGGCTACCGGGTGCTGCTGACGGCGCGTCGCCGGGACCGGATCGAGGCGTTGGCCGACGAGCTGCGGACGGCCGGACGGCAGGCCGAGGCCCATCCGCTGGACGTGACCGACCGGGCGGCCGTCGACGCGTTCGCCGCCTCGCTCGACCGGTGCGATGTGCTGGTGAACAACGCCGGCGGCGCCATCGGCCTGGAGCCGGTGGCCGAAGGGGATCCGGCGGACTGGCGCGCCATGTACGAGGTCAACGTCCTGGGGGTGCTGAACCTCACGCAGGCGCTGCTGCCCGCGCTGATCGCCTCGGGCGCCGGCACGGTGCTGGTGGTCACCTCGACGGCGGGGCACGGCACCTACGAGGGCGGCGGTGGCTACGCGGCGGCCAAGTTCGGCGCCCACGCGCTGGTCAACACCCTGCGGCTGGAGATCGTGGACCAGCCGGTCAGGGTGATCGAGATCGCGCCGGGGATGGTTCACACCGAGGAGTTCTCGCTGACCAGGTTCCGCGGCGACGCCGACCGGGCGGCGGCGGTCTACGAGGGCGTCGCCGAGCCGCTGACCGCGGACGACGTGGCGGACACCATCGGCTGGGCGATCACCAGGCCCCCGCATGTCAACGTCGATCTGCTGGTGCTGCGGCCCCGCGCGCAGGCGTCCAACTCCAAGGTGCACCGGGCGCCGGTGGAGCGTCCGGGGTCATGA
- the hemB gene encoding porphobilinogen synthase, whose protein sequence is MSAENGAFPDVRPRRLRTTPAMRRMVAESRPHPADLILPAFVREGVDRPVPVSSMPGVVQHSLDSLRAAAVEAAEAGVSGLMLFGVPEEHKKDAIGSPGTDPDGILQVALRAVRAEVGEALVVMADTCLDEVTDHGHCGVLDAEGRVDNDGTLARYAEMAVVQAEAGARVLGPSGMMDGQIRVIRRALDAAGHQDVALLAYTVKYSSAFYGPFREAVNSSLRGDRRSYQQDPPNVRESLRELALDLAEGADMVMVKPGLPYLDVLRQIADRATVPVAAYQISGEYAMVEAAAEKGWLDRERAIEETLTSFKRAGADLTLTYWATEFAQWLRARY, encoded by the coding sequence TTGAGTGCAGAGAACGGCGCGTTTCCCGATGTCCGGCCGAGGCGGCTGCGCACCACCCCGGCGATGCGCCGCATGGTGGCCGAGAGCCGGCCACATCCGGCTGATCTGATCCTGCCGGCCTTCGTCAGGGAGGGCGTGGACCGGCCCGTGCCGGTGTCCTCGATGCCGGGCGTGGTCCAGCACTCGCTGGACTCGCTGCGGGCCGCGGCCGTCGAGGCCGCCGAGGCCGGGGTCAGCGGGCTGATGCTCTTCGGGGTGCCGGAGGAGCACAAGAAGGACGCGATCGGCAGCCCTGGCACCGACCCCGACGGAATCCTCCAGGTGGCGCTGCGCGCGGTGCGCGCCGAGGTCGGCGAGGCGCTGGTGGTGATGGCCGACACCTGCCTGGACGAGGTCACCGACCACGGGCACTGCGGGGTGCTGGACGCCGAGGGCCGGGTGGACAACGACGGCACGTTGGCGCGGTACGCCGAGATGGCCGTGGTCCAGGCCGAGGCGGGCGCGCGGGTGCTGGGGCCCAGCGGCATGATGGACGGCCAGATCCGGGTGATCCGGCGGGCGTTGGACGCGGCCGGGCACCAGGACGTGGCGCTGCTCGCGTACACGGTCAAGTACAGCTCCGCTTTCTACGGCCCGTTCCGCGAGGCGGTCAACTCCTCGTTGCGGGGCGACCGCAGGAGCTACCAGCAGGATCCACCCAACGTCCGCGAGTCGCTGCGGGAGTTGGCGCTCGACCTGGCCGAGGGCGCGGACATGGTGATGGTCAAGCCGGGCCTGCCCTATCTGGACGTGCTGCGCCAGATCGCCGACCGGGCGACGGTGCCGGTCGCGGCCTACCAGATCTCGGGCGAGTACGCGATGGTCGAGGCCGCGGCCGAGAAGGGGTGGCTGGATCGGGAGCGGGCCATCGAGGAGACGCTGACCTCGTTCAAGCGGGCCGGCGCCGACCTCACGTTGACCTACTGGGCCACGGAGTTCGCCCAGTGGCTGCGCGCCCGATACTGA
- a CDS encoding uroporphyrinogen-III synthase, translating to MSPTTAHVTRAKPTVSALGHVTFLGAGPGDPGLLTLRAVDALAQADVLVADPAAYEVVRAHVKPGTDTPLQNAAEGEPPTAVGDDVADLVMRAASAGKRVVRAVVGDPGMDTDATGDMLALAAAGIIFEVVPGVASAVGVAAYAGVPLRDPEGGDVRFVDARSVDERCWNEIGGSDATVVISCVLETVAQSAARLIASGRKPDTPLTVTLAGTTTRQRTWTATLGTVERTLKVAKVLPSVDGERPVIAVVGERSAPALRDQLAWFESKPLFGWNVLVPRTKEQAASLSDQLRSYGAVPSEVPTIAVEPPRTPQQMDRAVKGLVTGRYEWIAFTSVNAVRAIREKFEEYGLDARAFAGIKVAAVGEQTAAALVEFGVRPDLVPSGEQSAAGLLEDWPPYDPVFDPIDRVFLPRADIATEMLVAGLVEMGWEVDDVTAYRTVRASPPPAETREAIKGGGFDAVLFTSSSTVRNLVGIAGKPHNVTVIACIGPATAATAQEHGLRVDVLAPEPSVHQLAEALAEFGAERRAAALRAGEVLKRPSEKRPQRRRARTS from the coding sequence TTGAGCCCCACCACCGCGCACGTCACGCGCGCCAAGCCGACTGTCAGCGCCCTGGGACACGTCACCTTCCTCGGTGCGGGACCCGGTGATCCGGGCCTGTTGACCCTGCGCGCCGTTGACGCGTTGGCGCAGGCCGATGTGCTGGTCGCCGACCCCGCCGCCTATGAGGTGGTCCGGGCACACGTCAAACCGGGCACGGACACCCCGTTGCAGAACGCGGCCGAGGGCGAGCCACCGACCGCCGTGGGTGACGATGTGGCAGATCTTGTCATGCGGGCCGCGAGCGCCGGCAAGCGGGTGGTCCGTGCCGTGGTCGGCGACCCGGGCATGGACACCGACGCCACCGGGGACATGCTGGCGCTGGCCGCCGCCGGCATCATCTTCGAGGTGGTGCCGGGCGTGGCCAGCGCGGTCGGCGTGGCCGCCTACGCCGGGGTGCCGCTGCGCGACCCCGAGGGCGGCGACGTGCGTTTCGTTGACGCGCGTTCCGTCGACGAACGCTGCTGGAACGAGATCGGCGGCAGCGACGCCACCGTGGTGATCAGCTGCGTGCTGGAGACGGTGGCCCAGTCGGCCGCCCGGCTGATCGCCTCGGGGCGCAAGCCCGACACCCCGTTGACCGTCACCCTGGCCGGCACCACGACGCGGCAACGCACCTGGACGGCCACCCTCGGCACGGTCGAGCGGACGTTGAAGGTCGCCAAGGTGCTGCCGTCCGTGGACGGAGAACGCCCGGTCATAGCCGTGGTCGGCGAGCGCAGCGCGCCCGCGCTGCGCGACCAGCTGGCCTGGTTCGAGTCCAAGCCGCTGTTCGGCTGGAACGTGTTGGTGCCGCGCACCAAGGAGCAGGCGGCGTCGCTCTCCGACCAACTCCGGTCCTATGGCGCGGTGCCGAGCGAGGTGCCCACCATCGCCGTCGAACCGCCGCGGACCCCGCAGCAGATGGACCGCGCGGTCAAGGGCCTGGTCACCGGGCGCTATGAGTGGATCGCCTTCACCTCGGTCAACGCGGTGCGCGCGATCAGGGAGAAGTTCGAGGAGTACGGCCTGGACGCCAGGGCGTTCGCCGGGATAAAGGTCGCGGCGGTGGGTGAGCAGACGGCCGCCGCGCTGGTCGAGTTCGGCGTGCGGCCCGATCTGGTGCCCAGCGGCGAGCAGTCGGCGGCCGGCCTGCTGGAGGACTGGCCGCCGTACGACCCGGTCTTCGACCCGATCGACCGGGTGTTCCTGCCCCGCGCCGATATCGCCACGGAGATGCTGGTGGCCGGCCTGGTCGAGATGGGCTGGGAGGTGGACGACGTCACCGCCTACCGCACGGTGCGGGCGTCGCCGCCGCCGGCGGAGACCAGGGAGGCGATCAAGGGCGGCGGTTTCGACGCGGTGCTCTTCACCTCGTCGAGCACGGTGCGCAACCTGGTCGGGATCGCGGGCAAGCCGCACAATGTGACGGTCATCGCGTGTATCGGCCCGGCGACGGCGGCGACCGCGCAGGAGCACGGGCTGCGGGTCGACGTGCTGGCGCCGGAGCCCTCGGTGCATCAACTGGCGGAGGCGCTGGCCGAGTTCGGTGCCGAGCGGCGGGCGGCGGCGCTGCGCGCCGGCGAGGTGCTGAAGCGGCCGAGCGAGAAGCGACCGCAGCGGCGGCGCGCGCGGACGTCCTGA
- the hemC gene encoding hydroxymethylbilane synthase: MNALRLGTRRSQLAMAQSRGVADRLTRLTGQPVELVEITTYGDISRESLVSIGGTGVFVSALRDALLGGEIDFAVHSLKDLPTAQPADLTLAAVPERADPRDALIARDDLDFERLAMAGRAGGPARIGTGSPRRMAQLNSWARALGREIETVPIRGNVDTRIGYVHSGELDAVVLAAAGLGRLGRSAEITEFLAPDIVLPAPGQGALAVECAASRVELAAQLAGLDDPHTRIAVAAERTLLADLEAGCSAPVGAFADLLADGQAVTELRLRGVVGTTDGSQLVQLSTTGPLPASVAEAVAMGRQLADEMLAKGAAGLMGERAS; encoded by the coding sequence ATGAATGCCCTGCGGCTCGGAACCCGGCGCAGCCAGTTGGCGATGGCGCAGTCACGCGGCGTCGCCGACCGGTTGACCCGGTTGACCGGGCAGCCCGTCGAGCTGGTGGAGATCACCACCTACGGGGACATCTCACGGGAGAGCCTGGTGAGCATCGGCGGCACCGGGGTCTTCGTCTCGGCGCTGCGCGACGCGCTGCTCGGTGGGGAGATCGATTTCGCGGTCCACTCCCTCAAGGACCTGCCGACCGCGCAGCCGGCGGACCTCACGCTGGCCGCGGTCCCCGAGCGGGCCGACCCGAGGGACGCGCTGATCGCCCGCGACGATCTCGACTTCGAGCGGCTCGCCATGGCGGGCCGCGCCGGCGGACCGGCCAGGATCGGCACCGGGTCTCCGCGCCGGATGGCGCAACTCAACTCCTGGGCACGGGCGTTGGGAAGGGAGATCGAGACGGTCCCGATTCGGGGGAATGTCGATACCAGGATCGGGTACGTGCACAGCGGCGAACTCGACGCGGTCGTGCTCGCCGCCGCCGGGCTGGGCCGGCTGGGCCGCAGCGCGGAGATCACGGAGTTCCTGGCTCCCGACATCGTGCTCCCGGCCCCGGGCCAGGGAGCGTTGGCGGTGGAGTGCGCCGCGTCCCGCGTGGAGCTAGCCGCCCAGCTCGCCGGGCTCGACGATCCGCACACCCGGATCGCCGTGGCCGCCGAGCGAACCCTGCTCGCCGACTTGGAGGCCGGTTGCAGCGCCCCCGTGGGGGCCTTCGCCGACCTGCTGGCCGACGGGCAGGCCGTCACCGAGCTGCGTCTGCGCGGCGTCGTCGGCACGACCGACGGCTCCCAGCTGGTGCAGCTGTCCACCACCGGTCCCCTACCGGCGTCCGTGGCGGAGGCGGTGGCCATGGGCCGCCAACTCGCCGACGAGATGCTCGCCAAGGGCGCGGCCGGTCTGATGGGGGAGCGAGCGTCTTGA